A genome region from Arachis duranensis cultivar V14167 chromosome 8, aradu.V14167.gnm2.J7QH, whole genome shotgun sequence includes the following:
- the LOC107461269 gene encoding probable isoaspartyl peptidase/L-asparaginase 2, with protein sequence MGGWAIAVHGGAGVDPNLPPQRQEEAKQLLARCLNLGISSLHSNASAIDVVELVVRELETDPLFNSGRGSALTENGTVEMEASIMDGPKRRCGAVSGLTTVKNPISLARLVMDKSPHSYLAFSGAEDFARLQGVEVVENEYFITPENVGMLKLAKEANTILFDYRIPTNGYDTCGAGVESPMKMNGLPISVYAPETVGCVVVDKEGRCAAATSTGGLMNKMTGRIGDSPLIGAGTYACELCGVSCTGEGEAIIRGTLAREVAAVMEYKGLGLQEAVDFVIKNRLDEGFAGLIAVSNKGEVAYGFNCNGMFRGCATEDGFMEVGIWE encoded by the exons ATGGGAGGTTGGGCAATAGCTGTGCATGGTGGCGCTGGCGTGGACCCAAATCTCCCACCTCAACGCCAGGAAGAGGCCAAGCAACTCCTTGCTCGTTGCCTCAACCTTGGCATCTCTTCTCTTCATTCCAATGCTTCCGCCATCGACGTCGTTGAACTTGTC GTGAGGGAGCTGGAAACGGATCCACTGTTCAACTCTGGGCGCGGATCTGCGCTGACAGAAAACGGTACAGTGGAAATGGAGGCAAGCATCATGGACGGTCCCAAGAGACGTTGCGGCGCCGTTTCTGGCCTCACAACCGTCAAGAACCCTATCTCTCTTGCTCGCCTTGTCATGGATAAGTCCCCCCATTCCTACCTTGCCTTCTCCGGCGCTGAAGATTTCGCCAGGCTCCAG gGTGTGGAGGTTGTGGAGAACGAATACTTCATTACCCCTGAGAATGTTGGGATGCTGAAGCTCGCAAAGGAAGCCAATACAATCCTG TTCGACTACAGGATTCCAACGAACGGTTACGACACGTGCGGCGCAGGAGTGGAGAGCCCAATGAAGATGAACGGGCTTCCGATAAGCGTGTACGCGCCGGAGACGGTGGGGTGCGTGGTGGTGGACAAGGAAGGTAGATGTGCGGCTGCCACGTCGACAGGGGGGCTCATGAACAAGATGACTGGTAGGATCGGTGACTCACCGCTCATAGGAGCTGGAACTTACGCGTGTGAGTTGTGCGGTGTGTCCTGCACGGGTGAAGGGGAGGCTATCATACGCGGGACTCTGGCGCGTGAGGTTGCGGCCGTTATGGAATACAAGGGCCTGGGCCTTCAGGAAGCGGTGGACTTTGTGATCAAGAATAGGCTCGACGAAGGGTTCGCTGGGCTCATAGCGGTGTCTAATAAGGGTGAGGTGGCTTATGGGTTCAACTGCAATGGCATGTTTAGGGGCTGCGCCACTGAGGATGGCTTCATGGAAGTGGGAATCTGGGAATAG